Part of the Mycoplasmopsis columboralis genome, CTATTTTTTCATAACTTACTAATGTAGGTTCGCTTGGACAATCAGGTTTATTAACCAAAATATCTTTTTTGGTTAAATAAGGTAATTCACACTCTTTTAATTTATCCAAAAAGACTTTATTATCAGGTTTGAGATACTCAATGTCTGGAGAAATGTTGGCAAAAGCTTTTTCATATATGCTATCAGCGTTATAAAGTTCTGTCGCAATGTATTGAGAAACTCTGTTTTTAATACTTTTGTAATTTACCGAATATATAATTCCGATTATAAAAAAGATAATAGCAGTAAGTAAAATTCCAACAGCAGCATAAAGAGTAATGTTTTGGTTGTTTTTTGCTCCGTTATACGCAGTAAAAAGAAATGCAATTACCAAAATTGAACCAAAAACAAATGAAGAAATAAAAACAGTTTTTATTTTCTTCATTTTTTCAACTACTTCATTAGAAAAAGCTTTTTGAACTTTTTCTAATACTAGTGGATAAATAGTTTGATCGCATTTACTTTTAAAAGTTTCAAAATCTAAATATTCTTTAACTATTTTCATTTAATACCTTAAATTAAATTGATAAGTTAACGTCTTGTCTTTGTAAAGCTGAAGCTTGATAAAGAGGTTTGGTTTGCAACCCTTGGAAACTTGCAACTACTGAATGTGGTCAGTTAAACAATAATGTGTTAAATTCATTTACGTCCATGTTGTAAATTCTTCGAGCTGCTGAAATTTCTCTTTCAAGGTAAGTAGCTTGTTCCATTAAATCTTTAAAGAGTGTAGAAGATTTAAGCTCTGGATAGTTTTCAGAAATAGCAATTAAACGACCAAAAACTTGATTGTTTAATGCTTCAATTTCGCTTGCGTTCGCAACAGGATTTGAAGTTAAAAGTGAACGCATTTTAGCGAATTTGTCAACCATATCTTCTTCTTGTTTTTTATAAGAAGCAACTGCATCACGAAGCTTTGTTAATGTATCGTAACGTTTGGTAAGTTGAATATCAATTCCTGATGCTGAATTGTTAATTTTGTTTTGCATTCGCATAAATTTGTTTTTTGTAGAAATGTAAGGAATTCCTAATGTAATAATGCAAAATAAAATGTAAATAATTTTTCCAAAAATTCCCGCTTGAGCTGGTTTGGGTCTGTTATCTGAAGCTGGATTAAATTCTTCTGTGTTGGTTTTAGTTTGATCAAAAAGATTTGACATATTTGTTCTCCTTATTTTTTTATACTAATATAAATTATATATCTTTCGTATCAACAACAGCATAGATAAGAGCTATTTAAAAAAATAATTTTTCTGACGTGAAAAAATTTATTTAAAGGTATAATAAAATAACTTGCGAATTTTAGTTCGTTTGTTTTTTACTGTTGCTTTTTTGATATAAATATATAATTTTAATGTTAAAAATTTAATCAAATTATGGAGATAATATGAATTTAAAAAAATTATTACTTATTAGCGGATCAATCTTAGCCGCAATTCCTACAGTAGCTATTGCAGCTGCATGTGGGCCGCAAGTACAAAAAGATCAACCTACAACACCTGAGAAACCAGCTGAACCAGCACCAACTCCAGCAAATCCAGGTACTACAACTGGTGAAACACCTACTGCACCAGTTACTCCAACACAACCAGTTAATGCTGATGCAGTTTTTGAAGTAGTTTCATTAGATAATTTAAAATCTGAAGTTGCATTTTCAAAAACTAAAAATCGCAATACAGTTAGAGCTCGTAAAGGAGCTGATGGTTCATTGGTATTAGTTTCTGGTGGAAGTCAACCAAAAGATTTATTAAAACTAAAAGATGGTCTTGATTTAAGTAAATTAACTTTCTTAACATACACCAACAAAAAAGATTCAAGTAAAACTTATCAATATATTGAAGCAACAATTACTGATGATAATACTTTAACATTCACATACACTTATGATCGGAAATCAATCACTCAAGTGATAAAATTATCAGATTCAGCATCATCAAATTCAACTGAACAACCAGCTCAACCTTCAAATAATGCTACAACTACAGCTTCTGAAGCTCAAGATGGTAATTTAGTGGTTGTATCAGTTGCGAACTTGCAAGCTGAAATTGAATTCTCACAAGGAAAAGGTTTTCCAACTTTAAGACTTAGAAAATTTGATGATTCAGGAATCTTAAAAGGTGGAGGTAGTGCCAAAAAAGAATTAGTTAAATTCAAAGAAGGCATTGATTTATCTAAAGTCTCATTCTTAACATACACCAACAGAAAAGATGCAAGCAAAAGTTATGATTATTTAGATGCTAAAATTTTAGCTGATGGTAATTTAGAAGTAACTTACACTTATGATGGTCAATCTGTTACTCAAGTAATTAAAGTTAATAATTCAACTTCTTCAAACAATTCATCAACAGGCAGTAACAGCAGCGTAAGTGTTGAACCTGTTGTAGTTGCAAGTGGTAATTACGAATATGTTTATGATAGCTCAAATGATTACTACAAAGCTTTAGAGGGCTTATCTGGAGTGGCGCTAGCTCAAAAAATTAACGAAATTCAAAACAGCAGACACAAAACCACAAATTACGGAATGCTTCCTAGCTTTTACAACAGCAGTAGTGCTTTTAAAGATAACTTCTACGAAAAAGACGGAACTATTTTAGATATTTATTCTGAAAATCCAGCTGGTAAAGATCCATATACATATAGAACTTATTCAGGTAATCAAGCCAGTGCTGAAGGACAAGGAATGAACCGTGAACACGTTATTCCACAATCATGATTTAATAAAGCAGAACCTATTAGAAGTGACGCTCACTTTGTATGACCTACAGATATTAAAGTTAATGGTTTAAGAGGTAATTTACCTCATGATAATGTTGTTAATGTTAGTCAAACAACAAGAAATGGTTCAAAATTAGGAGCTAACGACTTAAGACAATCAGTCTTTGAACCAATTGATGCCTTTAAAGGCGATGTTGCAAGAGCTTATTTATATTTCTCTTTAACATACAATAACAAAGATATTTATTCAGGAACAAGTATTTTCCAAAGAAACTTCCCTTATCTTCCTTCTCACTACTTAAATACTTATTTAGGATGAAACGCTAAAGATGTAGTTGATCCTTTTGATGTGACAAGAAATAATGAAGGAGAAAAATACAATAAGTTGAGAAATCCATTTATTGATTATCCTGACTTAGCTGAAAACTTATATGGAAGCAACCCAAAACCTTTTGTTAATAAAGGGGTATTGGTTTCACTAAGAGCTAAAAGCTAATTCTTAAAAAAAGCAAAAGCAAGATTCACCACCTTGCTTTTTTGTTTCTAGTTTAGTAAATTTTAAGTAGTCATCTGATACTATAAATGATACTATAAATGATACTATAAATGATACTATAAATGATACTATAAATGATACTATAAATGATACTATAAATGATACTATAAATTATGTATTAAAATTGTTAAAAATTTTTTAAACGAACAATTTAAGCAACAAAAAGAATAAAAATTCATAATATCAAAATGATAAAAAAATAAAGACAAATCAAAAATGATACTATAAATGATACTAAAAGTGATACTATAAAGACACTATAAATAACCTATAAAAGATACCAAAAACGACATCCAGTTAAAATACGATCAAAAGCTTAAAACTGGGATCTATTCCAATGAGATTTTTCAAAAATTGAGCAATTTTTTTATAACTTTTTTAAAGTTGTAATATATGCATATAATTAAATCAAAAGTAGACAAAGAAAGGATAAAATGATTGATTTTGAAAACTTGAAAAAACACATTTTTTGAAAATTAACCAAAGGTTATCGACCTTGAATTGTTATTAGTGTGTTTATGGTTATCTTAGAAACAGTATCAAACGTAATTTTGCCATTACTTATTGGTTTTATGGTTGATAAAGGTTTACAAGTTAAGGTTGTTGATTCATTAGGAACAATTAGTTATACTACTAATTTAGACCAAGTAATTTTTTATGGTTCGCTTTTAATTGTTTTTGCCATTACGGGATTAGTGCTTGGAGTAATTGGTGGAATTGCTTCAGCTAAAGCTTCAGCAGGAATTGGTAAAAACATCCGATCAGCTGTGTATTTTAAAGCTTCAAAATTTGCTTTTGAAAACATTGATAAATACAGTGTTGCTACTTTAATTAATCGGATGGGAAATGATGTAGCCAACATTGTCAATGCTTTTAATCAAATGGTGCGCTTACCAATTCGAGCAACTTTTATGTTTATTTTAGCGCTCGTGTTTTCAATTTCACTAAGTCCACAATTATCATTAATGTTTTTAGTGATTTTACCTCTACTTGTAATCTTTTTTGCGTTAATTTGATGAAAAACTTACCCAATTTTTAAAAAGACTTTTGTTATTTATGATGACTTTAACCAAAAAGTTCAAGAAAACCTGCAAGGGATGCGTACTATTAAATCCTATGTAACTGAAAAAAGTGAAGCTAATATTATTGCTGAGAAAATTCAAAAACTCACCAAAATTAACATTTATGCTGAACACGGGATTATTTTAGGAGGGCCAGCCTTTTCAATTGTTATTTTCAGTGCAATTTTATTTTTAGGAGGGTATGGAACTCATTTAATTTTAGATGGAACAGTAACCACCGGAGCTATTTTATCTTTTTCTTCTTATGTGTGACAAACATCAATTGCAGTAACTATGTTTGTAGGGGTGATTGGATCAACAGTTATTGCCGGACCTAGTGCAAAGCGGATTTTTGAAATTATTAAAGAAACACCAGCAATTGATGAAAATTCAAGTGGTATTACTGAAGTTGAAAATGGAAGTATTACTTTTAAAAATGTTTCATTAAAATATCCTTCTAATAAAGGAAATAGTTTAAACAATTTAACTTTTAATGTTCCTGCTGGAAGTACTTTAGGAGTAGTTGGTCGTACTGGTTCAGGAAAATCTTCGTTAGTGGCTCTTATTGCTCGTTTATATGATGTAACCGAAGGAGAAGTATTGGTTGCAGGCGTTAATGTGAAAAAATATAATCTCCACTCTTTACGTGATGCTGTAGCGGTAGTACTGCAAAAAAACAATCTTTTTAGCGGCACCATTAGAGAAAATATGCAATGGGGAAATGAGCACGCTTCTGATGAACAAATTTATCAAGCCTTAGCTAATGCTGGAATTTTAGAGTTTGTTTTATCTTTAGAAAAGAAATTAGACACTCAAGTAGAGCAAGGAGGAACTAATTTTTCAGGTGGGCAAAAACAACGTCTTTGTATTGCTCGGGCATTACTTAAAAATCCAAAGATTTTAGTCTTAGATGATTCAACTTCTGCAGTAGATACTAAAACTGAAAAAATCATTCAAAATGCATTAAATACTCAAATTCAAGAATGTACAAAAGTGATTATTGCCCAAAGAATTTCTTCGGTTATTAATGCTGATCACATTATTGTAGTTGATCAAGGTGAAATTGTAGCTCAAGGAACTCATGAGCAATTAATAGAAAATAATGAGTTTTACAACTCAATTTATCAAGCACAACTTAACGCAGGAGGTATTAATGAGAATTAATTTTCAAAATCGTAGCAACCTCAAAAACAATGCTCCAAAGTTAAGTTTTAAAGAAAATAAAAAAGTTTTTTCAAGAGCTTTAGGATTAGTTTGAAAAGACCACAAAATCGTTATGAGCCTTGTATTTGTTTTAATAGTGCTTTCGAATGTGGGAATGATTTTTAACCAGGTCTTTTTAGGAAAGATTTTAATTGACGGGCTTTTAACTGATCATAACACTGGTGGAATTATTGCAATTGATCAATTTGATTGAACTCGTTTTTATTGAATGATGACTCTTGGGGTTATTATGTTTGCCTTAGGAATTATTTTTAGTTTTACTTATCAATGACTTATTATAAAAATTACCTTCAATACAATGGCCAAACTTAGAAATGATTTATATGTTCATTCTCAAAAATTACCTATTAAGTTTTTTGATTCTAATCAAAAAGGTGAAATTCTATCTCGCTATACTAGTGATATTGATACTTTAAGACAATTTATTTCTAATTCTATTCCTTCAACAATTAATGCACTTGTAACACTGATTATTTCTTTTGTGATTATGATGTGATTTAGTTGAATTTTAACTTTAATTACTGTTGTGTTAGTTTTTGGATTGCTTTTTGCAATGCAAGTACTTGGAAAACGTTCTGGGAAACATTTTAAACATC contains:
- a CDS encoding ABC transporter ATP-binding protein, whose product is MIDFENLKKHIFWKLTKGYRPWIVISVFMVILETVSNVILPLLIGFMVDKGLQVKVVDSLGTISYTTNLDQVIFYGSLLIVFAITGLVLGVIGGIASAKASAGIGKNIRSAVYFKASKFAFENIDKYSVATLINRMGNDVANIVNAFNQMVRLPIRATFMFILALVFSISLSPQLSLMFLVILPLLVIFFALIWWKTYPIFKKTFVIYDDFNQKVQENLQGMRTIKSYVTEKSEANIIAEKIQKLTKINIYAEHGIILGGPAFSIVIFSAILFLGGYGTHLILDGTVTTGAILSFSSYVWQTSIAVTMFVGVIGSTVIAGPSAKRIFEIIKETPAIDENSSGITEVENGSITFKNVSLKYPSNKGNSLNNLTFNVPAGSTLGVVGRTGSGKSSLVALIARLYDVTEGEVLVAGVNVKKYNLHSLRDAVAVVLQKNNLFSGTIRENMQWGNEHASDEQIYQALANAGILEFVLSLEKKLDTQVEQGGTNFSGGQKQRLCIARALLKNPKILVLDDSTSAVDTKTEKIIQNALNTQIQECTKVIIAQRISSVINADHIIVVDQGEIVAQGTHEQLIENNEFYNSIYQAQLNAGGINEN
- a CDS encoding LemA family protein; amino-acid sequence: MSNLFDQTKTNTEEFNPASDNRPKPAQAGIFGKIIYILFCIITLGIPYISTKNKFMRMQNKINNSASGIDIQLTKRYDTLTKLRDAVASYKKQEEDMVDKFAKMRSLLTSNPVANASEIEALNNQVFGRLIAISENYPELKSSTLFKDLMEQATYLEREISAARRIYNMDVNEFNTLLFNWPHSVVASFQGLQTKPLYQASALQRQDVNLSI
- a CDS encoding endonuclease codes for the protein MNLKKLLLISGSILAAIPTVAIAAACGPQVQKDQPTTPEKPAEPAPTPANPGTTTGETPTAPVTPTQPVNADAVFEVVSLDNLKSEVAFSKTKNRNTVRARKGADGSLVLVSGGSQPKDLLKLKDGLDLSKLTFLTYTNKKDSSKTYQYIEATITDDNTLTFTYTYDRKSITQVIKLSDSASSNSTEQPAQPSNNATTTASEAQDGNLVVVSVANLQAEIEFSQGKGFPTLRLRKFDDSGILKGGGSAKKELVKFKEGIDLSKVSFLTYTNRKDASKSYDYLDAKILADGNLEVTYTYDGQSVTQVIKVNNSTSSNNSSTGSNSSVSVEPVVVASGNYEYVYDSSNDYYKALEGLSGVALAQKINEIQNSRHKTTNYGMLPSFYNSSSAFKDNFYEKDGTILDIYSENPAGKDPYTYRTYSGNQASAEGQGMNREHVIPQSWFNKAEPIRSDAHFVWPTDIKVNGLRGNLPHDNVVNVSQTTRNGSKLGANDLRQSVFEPIDAFKGDVARAYLYFSLTYNNKDIYSGTSIFQRNFPYLPSHYLNTYLGWNAKDVVDPFDVTRNNEGEKYNKLRNPFIDYPDLAENLYGSNPKPFVNKGVLVSLRAKS